Within the Zea mays cultivar B73 chromosome 10, Zm-B73-REFERENCE-NAM-5.0, whole genome shotgun sequence genome, the region GTTCCATCCCCAATTTCAAGAAACTGGTTTATGAAAAAAGTTGGGTGGAGGTGTTTGAAACTCAATTTCTAAGAAACCAGTTTTTAATTTTTTTATACATAATTACTAGCATATTCTTCCTCTATTTTAAAAAACGGTGGCAGTAGATGTAAATTCCATGAAACCAACAAAAACATGATGTAATTAAACAAATAAAAGCTAGTTTTAGCTACGAGAGAGTAGTTTCTTAGTTTTTAAGAGATTGGAAATCTAGGTTTTATAAACGGTGACATAAACTTTTATGTTTGCAACCACTCTAGTTTCTACTAATAATATGGGAAATTGGAAATCCCATAAAAAATAGTGttgtcaaactagccctaaacatGCCCTTAAAAACTCAGGGGTAAAATCGTCTCTCCGGCCATGATCGCCTATCGATTTAGCCGACCCCTGCCGAGCCCCTCTTCCGTCCCAAGTTTACGACCCGACGTCCGAGGGGGAGAGGTTCCTCTGACGTACTGCAGGGGGCAGTAGGGTCACTGCACGCGGGCCCTGTCGCACGCGGGGGCCACGCGGCAGTGCCCTCTTCCCACGTCAGAGGATCTCGTTCCCGTCCGAGGACCCCCGCTTCTCCTTCTCCTTGCTCGGACCCCTACAGACAATCACACATATACACACACACGCAGCAGGTACCCGCGCTCGTGCTCTTACCGCGCCGGGATGGGCGCGAAGGGGATGGCgacggcggcggggacggcgGTGTTGCTATACCTGGTGCTGTCGGGCCGGCTCTGCGGGGACGCCGCCGGCGACGGCGGCAACCTGGATGACCAGCTGATATCGTCGGCTGTTTCGGCGGCGGCTGAGGCGCGGAGGCGGAGGAAGGAGGACGCCCGGGCGCGGCGGGAGCAGCGGCGGGCGTCGCGCACCAAGTGGCGGTGGCCCGAGCGCGCCCCGGACGGGTGGGGCGAGGCGGCCGCCTTGGCCGCGCGCACCGTGCGCTTCACCTGGGCGGAGACGCTCGGCAAGTGGGCCCTAGGGGAGGTCTCCTTCGGTATCAAGCACTACATGCGCCAGCAGGTACGCGTGCCAGtgcctgcgccggttcctccacGATCGCCGGCTGCGCGACGCCCACTAGGAGTAGCGCTCTCCTCCCCGTTGTGCCGTACTGCCGTTACATGTTTGTTTGTCAGTGGCTTTGTCTTGCGCCAGAATTTTTTTCCCAAGATTTTTCACTTTTGGAATTCATTGCCTGCCTGGTTAACTTGGATGTGATGTGTTTGCTTCCGTGGAATTTCTCTTGGTCAAGCACTCAAGGTTCGTTTGtcgccttttcttttcttttcctttctcctttATTATCTTATTTGAAAACCGCGAAATAGAAAATATCTCCTGTAAAGAATCTTGCGTGCAAGAAAAGATGGGGAAGAAACGCCCCCAATCTGCGCGAGTTTCTTTCCCTCGTGGTCCGATTTTTCGTTGCGCATTTATGCTGTGCTTTTTGAAAATATTGGACTGTTCTGAGTTACTCGCATAACTTGCTGAAAATCTTTTTGGTCCAGTTTTGAAGCAAGTCCATATAGTTGCTTCAACTGGGACTATACCTTAATACGTAGTAGTAATAGTAAATCCTAAGTACTTCTATGCTGCAACATGTTTCCTTGCTAGCTTGGAGGTTACATGAGTACTTTGCCTAGTTTGAGTCTTTGAGAACAAACTACCGAGTACGTGAATGCGCGTTGTcttagttttttttttttttgtggaATTCTTGTTATACAATTCTACCAACAGTTCAACGAGCTTCAATTATTTTCTAGTACTACTTTGCTGACATCTGTATTGTCGAAATTGATCGTATGCAGTTAGCTTTTGAGCTCACCATCCATGTATAGTATTGCGTTTCCTTCAATAATTTCGTGATTTTGGTGCATCATGGGAGTGGGACTACTTTAGCATACTGCATACCTATTAAATTTGACTCATTTTGATTGTTTAAGAAGACTGTGCGCGTGCGTGTAAGCAATCCTACTTTCGGTTTTTCCCTCCCAGAAACCAGACTCCAATACTCCACTTTGATTAATTTAGGTTCCCGAAATTGTAAAGTTAAGTGGTCGTTGGATTTGAACCAGATACCTAACTGATAAGATGCTACCCACCTTTAGCTGCTCTAAGTATTCTACATTCTAGAATCATAGGTGCTGTTTTTTTTTCAGAAATCGGTCTGCTCATTTGCCTTTACTGTACTTTTATCTTATTTCTGTAAGCCGTTGGATAAATGATAGATATCAGTTTACTCTTACAGGGCAATCTGCAGCATGAGTATGCTGGAAGTGATTCTGTACTACTGGATGGGCCTGAGGTAAGGCAGGAGCTGATTTCGCTGCTCAGATATCTGAAGCAATGCATGTATTTCTCGAAGAAGCCATACAACGTGTTTTTGGAGTATGGTGGTTATGGCCAGAATGATGTTCTTATAAAGAAATCTAAGGCGAGGGTGCGTAAGTATCAGTTAACTCTCTGTTGTCAATTATGTGTTGAGACTCAACATCCCAAACTTGTCGCGGGCCAATATTTTTCTGTTCATTCCACTACTGACAATAAATCAGGAGTAACTGGACGATATCCTGTTCTATCATACAGATCTTGAAGCCTGCCTTCACAATTGTCTGTGACAGAAGTAGCCAATGCTTTCTCCTCTTCATTAGGGGGGCTATCAGTGTTAAGGAGCGGTTGACAGCAGCAACTGGCGCAGAGGTTCCATTTCATCACGTTGTGGTCCAGGAAGGTCAAGTCTCCAACCTAGTGTTGGGTTACGCTCACTGTGGAATGGTTGTAGCAGCTCGATGGATTGCAAAACAAGCCATTCCTTGCCTGAGTAAAGCAATCGAGCAATTCCCAGAATATGAGGTTAAGGTAATTTCTTTCAGCTCTTGCCGAGTATCTCCAGGTGATCTTTTGATGTTATTGtcaaaaactcatggtattatataTTGATGAGTTTTCTATGCTCCATTCTTTTAGATTTTGTGCTTCTGTATTCAACTACAGTTCTGTAACTCATATTGATGCTTACCTGTCTGCCTAGTAAATTGCACAAAAATCAACATAAGATGTGAATGCTAAAGCAAGTGGAACTGCAAGTTTTTTTTAAGTGGAAATGCCAAATACATTTTTCCTTTCTTCAAGCCAAAGCAAATGAACTTTGAAACACTCTTGCAGTAAAGTATCAGCAACGGACTTTAGGATTCTCTAGTGCTGAGCGGGAATCTGAAGAAAATAGATTGCCTAAGTACTGAGGTACAAGCTTAAAGTTATGACTACCATGAGTAGAGAGAATAAGTGGACCACACTCATGAATGTAAAATTGTTAGGACAATAATATGAAACTAATGCTGAATAACTTACTAATGTTGGAGCTCATTTGTTCATTGACTTTCATATTTATTTATGTGATTTCAGTGAATTTTGTTAGCTAACCAGTGCATGTCTACTCAAACGTTCATGTTTAGAAGCTAAAGGACGCTATTTGCATTTGTTTTGGTTTACTTGTTGTTCATCTTAGATGATTTCTTGTCTTGGGAGGGACTTCTATCTAGCCCCATATTTCTTTATATCTATCTTTTATCACAGACAGTATATGGTGTtaaatatttatgtcttctatcTGACCCTTCCTTCATTTTACTTATTTTGTTCAGATCATTGGACATTCAATGGGAGCTGGGATTGCAACAATACTAACATACATCCTTCGCGAGAATGAGAAGCTGGCATCATCCACTTGTATTGCATTTGGGCCAGGTACTGCACTGAGGAGTATAGTTTACTTTGAACAACATAAGTTGAGAAAAATCATTACATTTAGAGCAAACAGTATATTTTACACATTATTGGCATGCTGCCACACTACTATGTCTtgtaaggctatctccagcagcttgCCATCCGCATATCCATATTCGAACTTCAATCTATAAACAGTGCAAAAACAGTGTTTTAGATGGTCATATGAGTGCACGGTCTAATGACTGCTCACTGGTTCACCTGCTGGTATTTGCATTCACACTTTTCGTTTTGTAGAGGGTATTAGTCATATTAAAAATTAAAAGAATGGCAAAAGATAATTATGTTGTATTTATGCTTAATGATAACTGGCGTCGAAAAAATTTCATTCATTGCCTCAAAGACCAAAATGGCTCGACAACAACACATGAATGCAAGGCCGCGAAAATACAATCTCACTTTGAAAATATGttgagtcgtccacccgctccgaGAATAGACTTCAACTGGGCGACGCTTGGATTACGACACCATGATCTCTCTTCTTTAGTTACTCCATTCTCAGAGGAGGAGATCAAAAGAGCCATTGATCTGTTGCCCATTGACAAGGCGCCGGGACCTGATGGTTTCACTGGGTTATTTTTTAAGACGTGCTGGAGCATAATAAAAGGGGATGTCATAAGGGCGGCCAACGCTTTCCATGCTCTACGTTGTGGCAGCTTATCACTCATCAACACCGCTAATGTAATCCTAATCCCAAAAAAAGAAGGGGCCGAAGAAGTGGGTGATTTTAGACCGATAAGCTTAATACATTCCTTCATAAAGCTTATTTCCAAGATACTGGCATTACGACTTCAGCCCCATATGAACGCGATCGTCTCCACTTGTCAAAGCGCCTTCATCAAGAACAGGAGCATACATGATAACTTCTTGGCAGTGCGTACTGCGGCACGTCGTTTTCATACAAACAAGACCCCAACACTCTTGTTCAAATTGGACATAGCAAAAGCCTTTGATTCGATATGTTGGGAGTATATCCTCACCCTCCTTGAGCACCTAGGCTTCCCTATAAGGTGGCGGGAATGGATTGCGGCAATTCTCTCCACCTCAACCTCAAGAGTCATCCTTAACGGCGTACCAAACCCCCCTATCTGGCACGGGCGAGGCCTAAGGCAAGGCGACCCCCTATCTCCTCTTCTTTTTGTCATTGCAATAGATCCCCTGCAAAGACTCCTCGAAGTAGCAACTGAATTCGGAATGCTCACCAAGCTCCGTGGTCGCTCGTCCGACCTGCGCATATCGATGTTTGCGGATGATGCGGTCATATTTGTCACGCCCACAAAAGGTGAGGTATCTATGCTCGCAAGGATTCTGGAACTTTTTGGTGAAACCACAGGCCTAAAAACAAATTTCCACAAGTCCACAGTAGTGCCAATCCAGTGTAACAACATCAACCTCTCTGACGTTCTATCTGGTCTACCGGCCTCGAGGACTTCCTTCCCCCTCAAATACCTTGGACTACCTTTGTCCATGAACAGACTCAAACGGGTGGACTTCCAGCCATGGATTGACAAAGTCTCTGCAAAGCTGAGTACATGGAGCGGGAAAAACCTTTCGGCGGCTGGCCGCCTCACACTAGTCAATGCAGTGCTAACCTCGCAGGTCACCTATCTGCTCCTAGCCCTAAAACCGCCCCAAAGGGTGTTGGATTTCATTGACTCAAAACGTAAGCAATTTCTTTGGGCTGGTTCAGAGAGATTAACCGGCGGTAAATGCAAAGTCAACTGGGTCTGTGCAGCAAGACCAAAACAATACGGTGGTTTAGGCATTCTGCACCTTGGTTTTTTCTCGCGGGCCTTACGCCTCAGATGGTTGTGGCAGGAGGCCAAACTGTTAAATACTCAGAGGATGGCGAAAGATATACCTTGCAATATGTTGGACAGGAGACTGTTTGCAGCAGCAACCTCAGTCAGGGTGGGGGATGGTAAGTCTTCTTTGTTCTGGGAAAGTGCCTGGCCTAAGGGGTACGACACCTAGAGACACCTTCCCTTTGACCTACTCCATTTCTAACGGCAAAAATAGATCCATCCATGAGGCTCTCTCAAACAACCGATGGATTCAGGACCTACATTTTAATCACAATGATTTTTCTGCCGCGCACATACATGAATATTGTCAATTATGGTGCGAGGTAAATCAGCTTCGCTTAATGCACAATACCCCCGACCTTATCAAGTGGAAGTTTACTATGAGTGGCCAGTACACAACTCAGTCAGCCTACCAAGCGCAATTTTATGGCTCCACATGCAGGAATTTTAATAGTATAATTTGGAGAGCTTGGGCGCCACCAAAGTGCAAATTCTTCAGTTGGCTTGCTGTTCAAAATAGAGTTTGGACAACAGACAGGTTGGCAAGAAGGGGATGGCCTCATAATCCGCGTTGTGTCCTATGCGCCTCATGCCCAGAATCTGGACTACATCTTTTTGCTGAATGTTGCTTCACCAGACATATTTGGGCTGATTTGAGTATTTGGGCTGCAATTACGGAGATCCACCATTCTTCTTGGCAACCTGTAGATTCGGTGCACCAATGGTGGTCGAATCTTGCAACATCCGCAGTGAGAAGCGTGAAGGGATTGCGAACCCTCATCATCCTCGTGTCTTGGACAATTTGGTGTGAGAGAAACTCGCGAATCTTTGAGCACAAAGAGAAGACCGTGACACAGACTATAGCGATGATTAAGGAGCAAATTCGCCTGTGGATTCTAGGAGGAGCAAAACACTTAGCAAGGCTGGTGTAGGTTTTGGGGAAGGAGAGGGGTTGGTTTTGGAACATTTGTGTCACCATACTTAATGTCTCCTTCCCTAGTGTGATGTACTTGTATATTTTAGCCCTCGCTGGCTCTCACCTTCTTTTTAATATAACAGGCAATTCTCTTGCcagttttcaaaaaaaaaaaaactgacGTTTTAAGATGGCTTTATTGAGTTTTCTATCACTAGAACACATTCTTCCGAATTATCCCTAAGCCTAGATCATTACTATAATCTATCATCTCTGGAAAGTTTCTCTGTTGTCTGAAAATTCTCTTTGATTGCTTCGTTTGATATATTTACATTTCCACTGTCACTATTCAGCTGCTTGCATGACATGGGACTTGGCTGAGTCGGGTAAAGACTTTGTTACCTCCATCGTTAACAGAAATGACCTAGTGCCATCACTTGGCCTAGTTTCTGCTGCCAAGCTTCGGGCAGAGGTACCTCTCGGTCTATTCATTTGATGATATTTGAGTATCTAAGCAAAGTGGAACACTGAGTTATATTGAATGGTTAAGTAGTAGTTTAGAAGGAAGGATAATTATTCTTCAAACAATTTCTTCGCTTAAAAGAAAACATATATTTACTCTTGCACTGAATGTTGGCAGGTTATGTCATCGTCTTGGGCACATGACCTTCGCAAACAAATTCAGCAGACTAGATTCTTAGGTTTTGTGAACCGTTCTGTGAGTTTCATAAGGTCTCATGTGCCCTTTGTCTCTGATCCAAGATCGAAGGTTGTGGATGTTGATATGATGCAATCTCAGAGTCCTGAGGTATAACAAGAACTAGTTCTTAAACAGATAAAATGGCAAATCTATTATGTCTAGTACTTATGGGTCGATTCCTCATTGTTTTTGGTAGGCTGGGAGTAAGCCTTCAGCAGATACCCATGCTGTGGTGAAGAAACGCCCTGCACTGGCTTGCTGGTCATGTGTGGCTGCACCCAAACAGAGTATGGAATCGTCAATACAAATTGAGGGCACGAAAGTTCAAACCGACACTGGTGTCCAAACTGAGAAAACTACCGAAGCGGCAACTGCTGCGCTAGTCTCAATCCATCTTGGTGAACTAAACCTTCAAGAACCAGATAACAGAGAGGAAAAGGGATCAGCATTGACAGAAACAGATGAAGACGCCATGGAGCTTCTGGAGTCCTTGACCGACGAGAAGCAGTTGCCATCATCGTCAAGCTCTGGTCAAGAGCCACACCAGCTGTACCCCCCAGGGAAAATACTCCACATGGTTGGATTGCCAGCAGCGGAAGAGGCAACCACGAGTCAGCAAGGAGCCCAGGAGGAGGTCATCGCCCTATATGAGACACCCCGACATTTGTACAGTAAGATTCGCCTGGCGAGGTCCATGATAGGAGAACATTACATGCCCAAGTACATCAAGACAATGGAGCAGTTGATAGACAAGCTTGCAGAGGACATCGACGACCAGCTGGACTCCTTGTAGCATCAAAAGTGTGTACAGGATAATTATTGTACAGATCATGAAAAGGAAAGTCATTCTTTCAGATTGCTTGTGCGTAATTGTAGTTGGTTTAAGTTTTGTGATGGCGATCTAGAAGATGTACAACACTGCCAGTTGGGCTCTGGTCTGTTTATTCTTGGTCATTCCACTTTGGCAGGCACCTCAAGAAAAGCTCAAAGAGCTGCGCCTGGTGATGATCTCTGTAATTTCAACAGCACTAGTTTTCTTTAGCTGTGAATATTTAATATATTAACCATTAATTTGTGGGCATCATCTCTTTCAGGAGACTAGGGATGGTAGTCTAGCTTTCGTAGCCGGGGTATGGATGTGAAATTCTACCATGGGCATCAGCGAGTTGGGTACCCAAAACAAGACGAGTAGGGTACGTGAAAGATCCAGATTGGTTTTTTATTGAGTAATAACAACTAATGAACTAATGCTTTCCTTAAGATAATAAGCTATGTTAGTCCACAAAGTAAGATTGAGCAAGGATTGAAGTATGGTGGATATCCAGTTTTTTTACTTAGTAATAAAAGCTAGTGAACAATGTTTTACTTAAGATGATAAGCTACGTTAGCCCACAAAGTAAAGACTGAGCAAGGAATTCTTATTCTTttcttcttatatatatatatatatatatatatatatgaaagccGGTTCAAAACGACTTCTCTCACCGTGTCCACGTCGCCGCAAATGTTTGCAGGCGTTGGATTACTAATCGACGGTCAAAACAAGGTTTCCCTTCTATAACTTTGTTCTCTACGCCTCTAGATCCATCTTGCATGTATACTCTTGGTCGCCTCCACTCCATTCACCCTCGCGCTACAGATCCTGCTCATCCTCGCTCTCTCTGTCGCCTCTTTGTCCTAGCGTCATGCGCCGCTCCACGCTACAGGTCCTTCTCCTCCACTCTCTCTCCGTCATTTCTTCCTCCACGCTACAGGTCCTTGTTCAAGGTTTCCATGCCTTCCTCGTTTTAGAGTTCATGTTATTCGTCAATGACATCCATCGGGGAAAAAAACTTGGAAATTTCGTTTCTCCCTCTTCTCTTCTAGCCTTCTGGTTCTGGCCATAGCGGCGCTTGGGATAAAAATGCAATCGCAGCTGCCGCGAAATCTGCTTCACGCATGCGTTGATTTTCCTGGCCTCCGTCGACACAGCGGCTCAAGTTCCACTACATTCCTATTCCATTCCGGCTTCACGCATGTTACTCCACGAAGTAAGATTGAGCAAGGAATGAAGTATGCTGGAGATCCCGGACATTTGTTTTTTTAACTGAGTAATAACAACTAGTGAACAATGTTTTACTTAAGATGATAAGCTACGTTAGTCCACAAAGTAAAGACTAAGCAAGGAATAAAGTATGGTGGAGATGGAAATGACCGAAAGATGAAGTGCTCAACACGAACTTGGAACCAGTTGGAAGCAGCTGGAAGAAGTTGGAACCCATTGGAAGTAGCTTGAAGTTGGAAACCGTTGGAAGCAGTCCTAGGGAGTTAGAAGGCAAAGTCATACATAAAGGACTAAAGGTAAAGGTATAAGAAAGGTTTTGCTCTCATTGGCCTTAACGTAGTAGAGAAGTATTTGATATAATTTAGGATATATAGTAGTGCAAGAAGAGAAAATTTTATTGTCTATCATCAAGCGGAATATATTGTCGTGGGTGTTGTTTATGCATAAATCCTTTATATGAAATAAACCCTTCTAGATTATGCTATAGTTCTAAAAAACATATCTCTTTTGTGTGAcaacactagtacaatttggctctatacaagcggtaggatttttacatcacaggcggttcggttagaaaaccgcctgtgatgtctcaggcggtttagtacgcctgtgatgtaatagtatcacaagcggtttttgtttaggaccgcctgtgatgctctatccttttcacaagcggaccctaagacaaaaccgcctgtgattgtaaaaatatgaaaatacaatttaaatatgaaaataattttaatttttaacaaaaatatgcaaatacaatttaaatgaattaatatttaatttttaacaataatatgcaaatacaatttaaatgaattataatagcacacatagataactagagagattttaaattaattggcaaccacaattcatagtcgatcatacatgataacaaatacaatttgattcatacaatttttcatgaactaccatttttccgcatgtatggctttaagttcttatcaattttcttttccacacgcttgattctctctggaccgttaaagatgaacatctcttcatacttattgtattcctcatcttggtctcccacattctcaactccaacaattttttgctttcccgaaataactacatgcatcttctcatctgctggatcgagtacatagaacacttgtgcaacacattcggcgagaacccacgagtcatctttatatcctactttctttaagtctaccagtgtgagtccgtagttatccactatcacccccacgggatgttgtacccattggcacttaaacaagggtattttcatgcttgggccataatcaagttcccatatttcctctatgaatccaaaatatgcggtcttctgtccatgtaggtcaaaagcatcgatacgaacaccgctattttgtgcaacacttttcacgtcttttgatttagtgtagaatgtgtacccattgatgtcatatgcttgccatgatgtcacaaaacacgatggcccagaagccaaattcttcattgttttctcatccgaagagtctccgaatgggatgtttttgtccattaaccattcgctgaaacgatgtttgtgctccctcatgatccagtcctctgtgcggttctgattttctttacgaagctcattcaggtgttcctctatgtaaggctcggctatcgtgagatgttgtagtacactaccatgagcacaatgtactagcttgtaatcctcaacgcgaaaagttttcttgcccattctccctctcccacatagtttaccctcatgtttaggtacaggcacacctatcattgttccgtcactgatgtaatctatacagctctcaatcacttcttctgtagtgtatccctccatgattgaaccctctgggtgagcgcgatttcgcacataaccttttaatactcccaggtatcgctccaactgaaacatatgatgtaaatatagtggccctaatatttttatctgatccacgagatgtatgattaggtgtacttgcatatcaaaaaatgatggaggaaaacacatttcaagcttgcacatagtctcgatgatgtatgcctttagatagtccaagtcttctaaagctattactttttgtgaaaccgcattgaaaaagtaacacaagcgtgtgatgacaactttgacatgctctgttttgagggctcttaccgcaattgggaggaacaccgtcatcatcacatggcagtcatgagagttgtagccaaatagagacaagtccttcatcctgactagtctgctgatattggatgagaaacctgtgggcactttgaccccacgcaaacatttgcaaatctttgttctctcctcaactgacaagttgtagctagctggggggaggtaaggcttccctttgccactatccactggatgaagttccggtctgatttgaagatctactagaccattgcgtgatttaagtccgtcttttgtcttactcggcatgcccaacaaggttccaatgatgctgtcaaaaacattttttgttacatgcatcaaatcaatgctgtggcaaatttccatatccttccagtatgggaggtacttgaaaaatattgattgcttcttgaaagttgtgtaagttgaagggtcagttctc harbors:
- the LOC100281750 gene encoding triacylglycerol lipase precursor — protein: MGAKGMATAAGTAVLLYLVLSGRLCGDAAGDGGNLDDQLISSAVSAAAEARRRRKEDARARREQRRASRTKWRWPERAPDGWGEAAALAARTVRFTWAETLGKWALGEVSFGIKHYMRQQGNLQHEYAGSDSVLLDGPEVRQELISLLRYLKQCMYFSKKPYNVFLEYGGYGQNDVLIKKSKARILKPAFTIVCDRSSQCFLLFIRGAISVKERLTAATGAEVPFHHVVVQEGQVSNLVLGYAHCGMVVAARWIAKQAIPCLSKAIEQFPEYEVKIIGHSMGAGIATILTYILRENEKLASSTCIAFGPAACMTWDLAESGKDFVTSIVNRNDLVPSLGLVSAAKLRAEVMSSSWAHDLRKQIQQTRFLGFVNRSVSFIRSHVPFVSDPRSKVVDVDMMQSQSPEAGSKPSADTHAVVKKRPALACWSCVAAPKQSMESSIQIEGTKVQTDTGVQTEKTTEAATAALVSIHLGELNLQEPDNREEKGSALTETDEDAMELLESLTDEKQLPSSSSSGQEPHQLYPPGKILHMVGLPAAEEATTSQQGAQEEVIALYETPRHLYSKIRLARSMIGEHYMPKYIKTMEQLIDKLAEDIDDQLDSL